The Solanum pennellii chromosome 4, SPENNV200 genomic interval TAACCTAAAAACatagtatataaatatattctttaactaattatttttggTTGACGtatatgtttttcaattttagatatattcagtagacacttaaactattaaaaatttaaacaaggAAATACGTTACATGAATCGTACATATCAAAATCGAAGAAAGTGCATATGTCATACATGTCAAACCAAGTGATAAAGCCAATTAGGAGAAAACACAATATAATTATTAgacaaaattgaataattttttagttgCGAAACGAAAAATATTTGCTTAGTTACTTTCTGTGGAACTTCGATAGAGTTAAAGTGATTTTGTTGATATAAAAGATGATTTCATGACTTCCAATGATATTGAGGTAAAGCTCAATGATTTTGTGATAAAAAATAGTTTGGTAACTTccgatataataaaataaaatttcaataatcaTACGTGAAATCAACTCGAAAAATGAATTTACCTTCAAAACTTGGGAAAGATAATCTTTTCGAGGCATAACATTTCTCCAATCATAAGTATGATCTTTAGGAGTTGTGAAATACATATCTTGAAAAGGAGTTGTATCTACAAAGAAAAATTCTGCCACATCTGCAAAATAATgtgtaaatattaaaaaaattaaaatcttaacttaacaattaaaatttcataattaagattaatttaattatgttacCTGTATTAACAATATAAGACCTCATACAAATCCATCTGTTATCTTTTTGCTTAAGAATAGGACTTAATTGTGCTAAAGCATCACCTCTGTAGTCATGGTTCCCCAAAACTGCAAATAAAAGTATACACCACATAAGGGTTAAAAATATGTGTTTTGATCGAGTCGAGGTgtcaaaatgaaaattaatatataaaagagaTTTCAAATTGGAATAAATACCATCAATTTGAGTATATATtgtatattatgaaaaaatactttttcctCAATCTATTTGTCTTAGTTTAACTTGATAAGTAgtttacaaaaataaagaaatattttaaattttgtgttcttAAGTTAAAGGTATGATAAATATGTCAAGTCATACTTTAAACTTAtggtattaaatatattatgtagaaaattaaaataaagaattgaTAAAGAGACGCTTTCTTTTAAAtagatataattattatttttaaatagtacaaataaagtaaaatgaaaggaaTACTATAATATATTCGGTTGTTGCAAATTAACTGTCATTAAACAATAACAATAGCATACCCAATAATCTCACAAAGTGGGATCTGAATAGATAGGAATACATAATACACAGACTTATCTTATCTCAAAGGTAGAAATGTTAGTTTTTGTTATGAATAAACCCGCAGCAGAAATAATATTTGCAgtagtaaaaacaataaaagcgaacacaacaatacggttaatcaacgaaaataaaagagaaataatgatatgaaGATTTTACGTGAAAACCCtcctaaataaggaaaaatcaCGACTCgagaggagcaattgatatcactatagtaagaaTTGTTACACTTGTAGGTCTGAGTAAAACTTCAAAGACTAATACACACTCAAAAGAAATAATcctcttttaatttttccaccTCACTACAATATCGCTCGCACTCCCTATTTTTCCTCATAGATTATTTTTTCCTGTGATGCCTCACTCTTCTTTTCTCGCCTTTATTTTTGGTGCATTAAGAATGAAGAATGACCCTCCATTTTATAGAGAACAAATACACTATCTTCCAAATTTGCTacagaagaaaaacaattttttcttcttaatagcTTACCAACTTTTGAATAATTGAAGAAAGCTGAAAATAAATCAGCACACCAAATCTGCCAAACTTTGAAATTGTGAGAATTATTCAAAATAGGACGGCTCTATGCAGGTCATGAAGAACCCTATTAGTGAAAATCCTTCAGATATGCTGATCAAGGTGATGTCAGTAGACAAGTACAAgctatgcaaagaacttgtcgGCATGCACTCAAGCTAGAAACTTAGAACTACATCTTCAAGTAAATTGATCTGGAGGAGGAGATTGTAGGAGTCATCCCCATGTGCTAAACTTTGaataattctcaaaatttctaaGTTTGACAGATATGATGTGTTGATTTATTTTCAGCTTTCATCAATATTCAAAAGTTGGTAAGctgtgaagaagaaaaaaatatttttcttctatagCGCATTTGGAGGGTAGTGCATTTGTCCTCTACAAAAAGGAGGGTCATTCTTCATTCTTAATAAGCCAAAAACAAAGAAGAGAAATGAAGAGTGAGACATCAAAGAGGAAAATAGTTTATGAGGAAATAtagagagtgtgagcgatattgtaGTGAGgaggaaaaatcaaaagaggaCTAtttcttttgagtgtgtagtagtcttTGGAGTTTTACTCAGACCTACAAGTGTAAAAATTTTTACTACAGTGATATCAGTTGCTCCTTGCGAATCGTGGTTTCTCCCTTATTTAGGAGGGTTACCACGTAAATTCTTGatatcattatttctcttttattctcgttTTATTAACTGTATTGTTGTGTTTcgcttttattgtttttattactgcaaatattatttttgttcacGGATTTATTCCCAACAGTTTTTAATATACTCTTgagtcaagaaaaaaataatcttaaacaGTACATTGAAAGAATTAACAAGGGAACAAGAAATAACAGTTAATAACAAAGTATAAACTCACAAAGTGGGGCCTAAATAGGGtatacataatacataaaatattatccTATCTCAAAGATAGAAACTTTGTATCCGATTATCCTTAGCTCAAGAAAAATAGTATACTGAAAAAATTACCAAAAGGAATAAGAAATAACAACTAATAAcaaaaatagtatatattatatgataatcaaaacacataaaaaaattattaaaattaaaacgacaactaaaataagacaaaaacaaaaaattaaactcaCCATTATACCAATTTTTTTGTAAGCTTGGAGCTGTGTAGACATTGGTAAAAGATTCCTCAAAAGCAGGATCATCCACACCAGTCAATCCATCATCATAGAAATTGTCTCCAGTTGATACAACAAAGTCTATGTTTAATTTCTCTCCAATTATTCCCATCtacaataaattcaacataaaaaatcaCCATAGggtataaatattttaaattgcatAAAATTCTACCTATAAACACATTTgatttatgtgacatatttttaCGACAATTTATATCCtatcatattatattacatCACCTAGGATACATAAacttatttaatttgtataaatttaaatgtctacttgtATACACCTAAAGTTGTATAAAAGTAGATGTCAGCttaaatcaaattgaaaaatatatatacgtatTATGCTTTATTAATAAGTTAATCAGTCTATCAAAAACAATCTCTCTACTCCACAAAGATAGAGTAAGGTTTTACATTTTACTGTAACattatattgattatgttattatacTCCATCTGTCCTTATatacttgtttatattttcacttttagatgtctttatttactttacgttttgacaaatcaagaaacgacaaaaaagaatttcttattatatccttatttaaattttttaaaatttctaagttttaattcattctttttgaaagcataattaataaaaaataatattgtaactTCAGtatgttaattattgttatcttaatGCGTGTCATTTCTAAAATGAACAACTAAATAGAGAAAGAGGaagtatacaatattttttttgtgtgtgtgttttcAAGAATGTGTAAGATTAATAGGAGTCTAGTACATagtttaaaaagaataaaatatgtcctctttttcttaatttaagtGTTACTTTTcgttttttaaaagtaaaacagATTAAGTTTGATCAGAAATTTATAcgtgaatttttaatttttataaaataaatttatatatttgtaaattacgTTGAAAGTACTATAAATCTTAATAAAGACGattcaaaataatcaaaagataCTCCTCCGTTTTACAAAGAATGATCTAGTTTAATTTGGCACgtagtttaagaaaataaaaaagagtttAGTCCACAGACTTTTAATcatgtggtcctaaattaaagttatgtaaaCTGTACAAAATTACACTTTAATCCTGTAGACTTAAACATGACACATGGAAAATtgttatcaaaaaaagaaaaaaaaaattatttttttaaataaacttaaaaagaaatgaggtcattttttttatgaaacggaggaagtatataaaaaaaatgacaataaaaacaaactcgtttaaattttaaactctGAAAAATATCACGCAATTTGAGACAGAacgataataaataaattagaccTATGATAGGTAAACACGAAATGCACGCGATCATCAATTAGCTTGTCTTTTTAGAGACATAACATTCAATTAAATGATTACAACTACTTTAATTGATTAGCAATTAAGtgaattaaaacaaataaaatggcCCCATTCGATATCATTTATTGTTTATGTCCCTAACACTTGTATTCTTTCACTTGGCTGACGATGATTCCACTAATAACATctcccaaaaatattattttttttcattcgtcaaatttttcaataaaatattttttttaatttgacacgaaatttaagaaaaataaaacattttgaattttgaggtttatttatggaaaaaaaattttggtCGAAAATTTGATcagaatattattttatctttttaaatatttttatctttttaactttaatacattttagttaaaaatgaaaaataaattagtttattttaaaataaaaaagatattatagtttttaaaagaaaaaatcctTTTGGCCAGAATAACATTTTActtatactattttatttttttcaacacttttaccattttaattaaaaaatgaaaaaaaaaaagattaattaattttaaaattgaaaaaagattatagattttttaattttccagcCAAATTCTGGCCATTTAGCATtatcctttttttaaatttctgacCAAATTTTCAGCTCATTTAGCATCAATCTGACACGAAATTTAAGAGAATAATAAAAACTTTCGAATTTTGAGGTTTTTAGGgaatactaaaataattttttagtctTACGATTATAAATCAGAAAAAGTGATACGCTTTTTTAAGCGATgcaagacaaacaaattaaaacgaagAATATGATGGAGAAGAATGATGGTTATAGTGTTTACTTGTTGAGCAACTTGAGATTGGTTAAAGGTTCCTCTTCTTCCCCAATCTCCGACGACCAAAAGGCTAATCGATCCGTCGATGTTCACCGGATGTTCTAACCGGTGGAGCTCAGCCATGGCCACCGGAAATAGTAACAATAATATGAAACTAATGAAATTGTTGAGTTTTTTCATGGTAGccatataattttagaatgaAGTATATTAGggttgaaattaaaatgttgaggaatatgaaatgatttatatggTCATTTTATAgagggggtggggtggggtgNNNNNNNNNNNNNNNNNNNNNNNNNNNNNNNNNNNNNNNNNNNNNNNNNNNNNNNNNNNNNNNNNNNNNNNNNNNNNNNNNNNNNNNNNNNNNNNNNNNNNNNNNNNNNNNNNNNNNNNNNNNNNNNNNNNNNNNNNNNNNNNNNNNNNNNNNNNNNNNNNNNNNNNNNNNNNNNNNNNNNNNNNNNNNNNNNNNNNNNNNNNNNNNNNNNNNNNNNNNNNNNNNNNNNNNNNNNNNNNNNNNNNNNNNNNNNNNNNNNNNNNNNNNNNNNNNNNNNNNNNNNNNNNNNNNNNNNNNNNNNNNNNNNNNNNNNNNNNNNNNNNNNNNNNNNNNNNNNNNNNNNNNNNNNNNNNNNNNNNNNNNNNNNNNNNNNNNNNNNNNNNNNNNNNNNNNNNNNNNNNNNNNNNNNNNNNNNNNNNNNNNNNNNNNNNNNNNNNNNNNNNNNNNNNNNNNNNNNNNNNNNNNNNNNNNNNNNNNNNNNNNNNNNNNNNNNNNNNNNNNNNNNNNNNNNNNNNNNNNNNNNNNNNNNNNNNNNNNNNNNGGGTTAGgtgatatttttataaatattataaatataggAAGTTTCCTATTTGAAATAATGAAAGATTGTTTGATTTATAATGTGCAAGTTTGTAGTACATCTTTTGTTGGTATGTACTATTGTTtgcttaatttagtttttagaTATTAATAATGCATTAAGGATAAAAAggataaattttaaagttaaataatgtttaaagaGTTTAAGCaattttttgtactaattttttggattagattttaaaattttttatttttgaatatctgTTTGGTTATGAAACTTAttggattttaaaattttgataatatttgcTCAAAAACGAGCTTTGATTACTTTTTGAGAGAAATTTTACTTATActcacattattttattttatttttctgatgAAATGCATCTGTAAACACAATTtctaagtttaaaaaataacaacttaaaaaaattgaattgttcAAAAATCTACTTTAAAAACTGGacttttcaacttttaactttaaaatttatgatcaaacaGGAGCTTATCATTTAAAATAGATAAAGTATATACTAGTAAGAGTAGAGTTTTCTATGATGGTATTTGGTCTGAACTTTAACGCGCACAATTTAAAAATACCTTATTGATATTTAActaatataattattcaatgaagaaaatataattgatatatttttaataaagataGAACCATCGTTAATTATTAACAACTTGGGTAAGTTTATTCATTTAGTATCTTCAAcgatttttgaactttttttttattcataaattcatgaatattCCACAATCATTgactcattatatatatatatatatatattagagaaCAATGTATGCCAAACATTATTGAAGGAAATAATGTGGATCCACATGCAATTTATATATCTTTTGTTCTtgttgtatataaatataacaacACCAATTCgtatttttcttattgaaaagAAAGGAGGAAGTGTAAGTATatggttaaaaatattttctctatattATAATGTCAATTGAGTATCAATGTAACTAATTTTAGACCAAATATATTAATGTAGcgatgattaattttttttttaattttcgataaatgagtttattttgaattaaaagaaaagatgtttcaaaaatatttgattaagaCTGAAAAAGTTAATAACCTTATAATTTGAAACGGTTTATATTCATCTTATTCAAACACAAGATGCAAATCCTGTATAAGTATGAGTCAAACAAATTATACATGTGCTGCATTTTCATTTGACTTGAAACTTAACCATCAgtagaaaaacatttttaaagaataaatattaaaattttaaaaatcccTTTAATATGAGATAAATGTTCCatcaaaattctaaaaatatcatctatatgaaataaatatgtcgataaaaagatataaaattttaaaaacacttTCCACGTAAGTAAACATATTAACGAAAAGATATTTACTTTTTAACttcttattaaatattgataatgataattaaggggtattttttcattttttttctctattatgCTCAGCATGGGCAATCTCCTTAGTAGttggaaaatatatatttttaaaatattactcaATGATATCATGAGATGGCAAAATAATAACcacaaaaaaaactatatattataaagtaTAAAGTGAGATAAAACCATGTGCAATCCCTGTccaattccttttattttggCTTGTTAAATTTGATGTCTGAAATATGAGTGGATGGTGATTGTGACTTATCATTCACAAATATCCATTGGTTTAGAGCATGTTAAAAAGAGACTATATTTCGAAAACGggtttgaagtttgaaattttgtttagacgatatataatttagattttttaagttatatttttataaatatagaaattttgatgttttgtCTAATGATAGTTGTTTATTACTCTCTCCGTTCGGAAATGTTTATCATGTTGCGCTTattaaaggtaaattagatcacattaattcgatattttaaataaaaaaattagatattctaaaactatatgaaaagtactataaattacaaattttttgcatattaatatgatgaaaaaatgcatcttaacatgttagtcaaagtttttttatgatttgactctaaaaatagaaaccatg includes:
- the LOC107015742 gene encoding purple acid phosphatase 4-like, coding for MATMKKLNNFISFILLLLFPVAMAELHRLEHPVNIDGSISLLVVGDWGRRGTFNQSQVAQQMGIIGEKLNIDFVVSTGDNFYDDGLTGVDDPAFEESFTNVYTAPSLQKNWYNVLGNHDYRGDALAQLSPILKQKDNRWICMRSYIVNTDVAEFFFVDTTPFQDMYFTTPKDHTYDWRNVMPRKDYLSQVLKDLDSSLRESSAKWKIVVGHHTIKSAGHHGSSEELGVHLLPILEANNVDFYLNGHDHCLEHISSSDSPLQFLTSGGGSKSWRGDMNWWNPKEMKFYYDGQGFMAMQITQTQVWIQFFDIFGNILHKWSASKDLVSIM